In Candidatus Aminicenantes bacterium, the sequence GCTCGTACATGCCGATGGCGTCGCGCACGTCCTGGGCGGCGAAGTCGAGGTTGATCCCCCATTCGAACTCGATCATGACCACCGACTGTCCCTCGATGGAGATGGACTTCACGTCCTTGATGCCTGCGACGGTGGAGACCCATTGCTCAACCGGCCGGGTGATGTTCTGCTCGATATCCTCCGAGGAGACGCCGCTGTAGGTCGTGATCACGGTGATGTAGGGGTAGTCGAGGTCGGGCAGCATGTCCAGCCCCAGCTTGGTGAAGGAGATCATGCCCAGGATGACGATGACCAGCACGACCATGGACATCGTCACTTTCTTTTTTAGGGAAAAATCGACGATCTTCATTTTTTATCTCCAGCCATGACGATGGCCGTGCCATCCTTCAAGTCGTAGTTGCCCTCGGTCAGCACCAGCTCGCCCGGGTTGACGCCGGACACGACTTCGAAGCGGGTGCCATTCTTTTCGCCGATGGTAATGGGACGCTTGCGGGCCACGCCGTTGTCATCGACCATCACTTCCTTGTCGCCGGAGAGCAGGGCCGTGATCGGCAGCAGGTAAACGTTCTCCTTGCGGATGTATTCGATGGCGATGTCGGCGTAGACCCCGGCTTTGATCTTCATCTGCGGGTTGTCGATGGTGACCTCGACCTTGAAAGTTTTTGAGAGCGGGTCGGCGGCCAGGTTCTTGGAATAGACCTCGCCGATAAAAACCTCGCCCGGGAGAGAGGATATTTTAACCAGGCACTTCTGGCCGATCCTGATGCGCTCGATCTCCTCGGCCGGGGCGTCCACAACGACCTTGACCTTGGAGAGGTCCATCAGGGTCAGGATGCTTTGGCCCATGCCCATCATCGGGTTGATCATGTCGCCCTCTTCCATGTTCTTGGCGGCGATAATGCCCGCGAAAGGCGCTTTCATGTAGGCATTTTTTGCTATGTAATCCACCAGGTCCAGGTTGGCCTTGGCGCTCTTCATCTGCGTGTCGGCGGCGTCAAGGGCCAGCTGGGTGTTCTCGTACTGCATCTGTGAGATCGCTTTGTTCTCGAGCATCTTCTTCATGCGCTCGGCATTGAGCTTGGCGTTCTGAAAGGCGGTCTGGGCCACAGCCATGGCGGCCTGAGCCTGCTTTTGCTGGAGCTCCAGGGAGGTCATGTCGAGCACGGCAAGCAACTCGCCCTGGTTGACGCGGTCGCCCTGCTTCTTCAGGATGCGGCCGACGCGTCCGGAGGCGTCCGGGGCGATATTGGCGGTTTTCCAGGCGCTGACCGTCCCCTTATAATCGAAATACTTGGTCAATGTCCCTTTCTGCGGCATTTCCGCCTTCACCAGCAGCGGTTTCTGCTGAAACTCGCTCACGTTATTTTTTTTCGAGCAAAAAGACAGCGTGAAAACCAGAATCAATAACGCAAATAAAGTTTTTTTCATTCGGCACCTCCATTGATGTTGACGCCAGTGAGTTTTTCAAGCTCGGCGATGGCGATATTGTAATTGTATAAAGCCTGCAAATAATTGACCTTGGCCCTGGTCAGCTCGTTGTAGGACGAGTTCAGCTCGAGGATGGTGATCATCCCCTCGCGGTAGTTCAACTCGGCGATGCGCACGCCTTCTCTGGCGCTCTCCATGTTTTTCTGTCCGAGTTGGATGTTTTCATATTCCTGGTTGATGGTGCGGTATTTGCTTTCGATTTCCAGCTGGTTGGCGTCAGTCAGCTGCTTGACGTTGAGATCCATGATCTTTTGCAGCACCCGCATTTCGCCGATCTGGGCGCTGCGCTTCAAGCCGGTGAATATGGGAAAGCTGACCCCCAGCGAAATATTGAAATAGTCATCCCAATTGCTCTTGGTCAATTTGAACAGATCGGACTGATAGCTGTAGGTGGCCACCAAGGAAAAATTCGGGATGTACTGCGCCCAGGCGATTTTTAGCAGGTTGTCGATTTTTTGCCTCTGCATCTGCAGCTGCA encodes:
- a CDS encoding efflux RND transporter periplasmic adaptor subunit; amino-acid sequence: MKKTLFALLILVFTLSFCSKKNNVSEFQQKPLLVKAEMPQKGTLTKYFDYKGTVSAWKTANIAPDASGRVGRILKKQGDRVNQGELLAVLDMTSLELQQKQAQAAMAVAQTAFQNAKLNAERMKKMLENKAISQMQYENTQLALDAADTQMKSAKANLDLVDYIAKNAYMKAPFAGIIAAKNMEEGDMINPMMGMGQSILTLMDLSKVKVVVDAPAEEIERIRIGQKCLVKISSLPGEVFIGEVYSKNLAADPLSKTFKVEVTIDNPQMKIKAGVYADIAIEYIRKENVYLLPITALLSGDKEVMVDDNGVARKRPITIGEKNGTRFEVVSGVNPGELVLTEGNYDLKDGTAIVMAGDKK